The DNA sequence GGAGTGGAACACGGTCGAAAAAGCCGTTGCCCACGCGCTCGAAATGGTTGCGGATGGCGCCGACATCATCGACATCGGTGGAGAATCAACACGCCCGGGCCACATCCAAATCTCTGATGAAGAGGAAATTGCGCGCATTGTGCCGGTCATTGAAGCAGTCAAAAAGGCGGTCGATGTGCCGCTTTCAATCGACACCTACAAGTCGGCGGTCGCCCGTGCGGCTTGCGAAGCCGGCATCGATATCATCAACGACATCTGGGGCTGCAAGTACGATCCCGAGATCGCAGCAGTCGCAGCAGCATTTGATGTGCCGATCATTTTGATGCACAACCGGGAAAAGCCGGATTATGCCTTTTTGATTGAGGATATGCTGGCCGACTTGGCGGAGAGCGTGCGGATTGCAGTTTCGGCAGGCGTCAAACGAGAAAACATCATCCTGGATCCTGGCTGCGGATTCGGGAAAACCTATGAAGACAATTTGAATGTGGTCCATCATCTGAAGCGGTTTACGGAGCTAGGTTACCCAGTGCTCTTGGGAACGTCCCGCAAACGGTTCATCGGAACGGCGCTGGGGGATCTCCCTTTCAAGGAACGCGATCTGGGGACCGCCGCAACGACTGCGTTGGGCATCGTGAACGGCGCCCAGCTGTTCCGTGTGCACAATGTGAGGGCCAATGCGGAAATGGCAAGGATGATGGATATCATGTTGAAAAAAGGAGAGAGCCCGATTGGATAAAATCTATTTGAATAATCTGCAATTCTATGCCTTTCATGGATTGAATGCAGAAGAAAAGGTGTTGGGACAACGCTTCAACGTAGATGTTGTGCTGCACACCGATACAAAAAAAGCCGGCTACAGCGACAAAATGGAGGATTCGATCCATTACGGACATGCCTACAAGGCCGTCAAAGCGGTAGTGGAGGGCGAAAATTTCAACCTGATCGAAGCTTTGGCGGAGCATATCGCCATCGCTTTGTTTGCGCGCTTCGACGGGCTGCAGGCTTGCCAAGTGAAAGTGATCAAACCGGATCCGCCGATAGTCGGCCATTATGATTCCGTTGCGGTTGAAATCTACCGCGAAAGGGAAGGGAGCTAAGCCCATGCCAGTCGTGTACATCGCCTTAGGCACGAATCTGGAACCGCGCGCTGCCCATCTCGAAAAAGCTTTGGAGATCTTCCGGTCTTTGCCGGATGTGGAAGTGAAGCGCGTATCATCTATTTATGAATCGAAACCCGTCGGCTACCTCGACCAACCGGATTTCCTGAACCTTGTGTTCGAAGCAGAAACGGATCTGTTGCCATTGGACTTGCTGGACAGCTGCCAAAGCATCGAGCAGGAACTCGGCAGGGTGCGGACCATCCGCTTCGGCCCGCGCACCTTGGATGTCGATATTGTTTTGTACGGAGTGGAGAGTATCAAAGAAGAACGGCTGACCGTGCCGCATCCAAGGATGCAGGAGCGTTCCTTCGTGCTGTTGCCGCTGCAGGAACTGAATCCGGAGTATGTCGTTCCGGAATGGAACAAAACAGTCAATGAATTGGTGGCAGAATTGCCAGCGAATGATCTCAAAGAAATCTGGAAATACGCACCGGAATCCTGAATGTCTGAACTTATATTGAAAATGAATATTTTTGTTGAAATGTTCTTGACGTTTTCATCTAAACAAGGTATACTATAAAAGTTGAGAAATTAAGCAGAGGCACCCGCTTCTCGCCTAAGTGGACAATTGCGTCCTTGGGCCAGATATGTACAAGTAACTTGCAGCAATGCGAGTATTGTCGGCGGGGTAGTATGACCCGCCGACTTTTTTCTGCGTTCTTTCTCTCAAATATCATGGAGGTGAACGACCATAGCAAAAGATATGATGGTTAACGACGGCATCCGTGCCCGCGAGCTACGCATTATCGGTAGTGACGGCGAGCAACTAGGAGTCAAATCGAAAAGTGATGCATTGCAGATTGCAGAAGCAGCAAATTTAGATTTAGTTTTGGTATCGCCAAATGCAAACCCGCCCGTTGCCCGTATTATGGATTACGGCAAGTTCCGTTTCGATCAACAAAAACGTGAACGTGAAGCCCGTAAAAACCAAAAAGTGGTAAGCCTTAAAGAAGTGCGCTTGAGTCCTTCCATCGACGAAAATGATTTTCAAACGAAAATGCGGAATGCTCGCAAATTCTTGGAAAAAGGTGACAAAGTGAAAGCATCCATCCGATTCAAAGGACGTGCGATCACCCATAAAGAAATCGGACAAAGGGTCCTTGATCGCCTTGCATCTGAGCTTACTGACGTTTCGACGATTGAATCTCATCCTAAAATGGACGGAAGAAGCATGTTCTTGATGTTGGCACCAAAAGCCGATAAATAAATTTGTAACTTAATTTAGGAGGAAAGACAAATGCCAAAACAAAAAACTCACCGTGGTTCAGCTAAACGTTTCAAAAGAACTGGTAACGGCGGACTAAAACGTTGGAGCGCTTTTACAAGCCATAGATTCCACGGAAAAACGAAGAAACAAAGACGTCAATTGCGTCAAGCTTCAATGGTTAGTGCATCTGATATGAAACGCATCAGCCAACAATTATCACAAATGAAATAATTCTAAACAACAATACGAGATAGAACTTTGGTTCTAATAAGGAGGAAATCACTATGCCACGTGTAAAAGGTGGGACAGTAACCCGTAAACGCCGCAAAAAGATTATTAAATTATCTAAAGGTTATTACGGTTCAAAACATACATTATTCAAAACAGCTAAAGAACAAGTAATGAAATCTTATACTTATGCTTACAGAGACCGTCGTCAAAAGAAACGTGACTTCCGTAGATTATGGGTCACTCGTATCAACGCGGCTGCTCGCATCAACGGCATGAGCTACAGCACTTTGATCCACGGATTGAAACTTGCTGGTATCGAAATGAACCGCAAAATGTTGGCTGACTTGGCTGTTACAGACGCTGCAGCTTTCACTGCAGTAGCTGAACAAGCTAAAGCTGCTTTGGCTAAATAATTTTTGAATCGCTGCCTCCCCGGTCTTTGACTGGGAGTGCGGCGATTTTTTGTTTTTCTTGCAGTAAATGCTATACTTATCTTATGTCACTAAATCAATGGGGGTATCATTTTGGAAGAGAAAGAATTACAAATGCTGATCGAATTGACGGATGCGAGAGGCGTTCCGGGCAATGAAGGCGAGGTCCGCGAAGTCTTCAGACGTTATGCCGAACCTTTCGCCGAAAGCTTTTCGCAGGACGGATTGGGCGGTCTCTTTGCCAAACATACAGGAGCGGAAGAGGGGCCGACCATTTTGTTGGCGGGGCACTTGGATGAAGTGGGATTCATGGTCACGAGCATAACCGAGAAGGGTTTCATCAAATTCCAAACTTTGGGAGGTTGGTGGAATCAGGTCATGCTTGCCCAGCAAGTGGAAATCACCAACTCGAAAGGCGAGCGCTGCCACGGAGTCATCGGCTGCAAACCGCCGCATGTCCTTACGCCGGAAGCACGCAAAAAGCCATATGAAATCAAAGATATGTTCATCGATATCGGCGCTTCTTCAAAAGAACAAGTAGCGGAATGGGGCATCAAGCCCGGTGATATGATTACGCCGTACATTTCCTTCAAACGCATGAACGATTCCAAATTCCTGTTGGCGAAGGCTTGGGATAACCGCATCGGATTGGCTGTTGCGCTCAAAGTGTTGGAAAATGTCGCCAAATCTGGACACCCGAATGTGATTTTCAGCGGCGGAAATGTCCAGGAGGAAGTCGGTCTGCGCGGAGCGAAGACGGCCACCCACATGATCCGTCCGGACATCGCATTTGCCTTGGATACAGGGACGGCAGGGGATACCCCGGGAATGACGCCTCAAGAAGCGGATTCCGAATTAGGGAAAGGGCCGCAGTTATTGATTTATGATGCATCGATGATTCCGCATCGTGGCTTGCGCGACTTCATTGTCGGCGTTGCCGAAGAATGCGAAATTCCATTCCAGTACACAGTCATTACGGGTGGCGGAACGGATGCAGGCGCCCAACATCAGAGTTTGGATGGCATTCCTTCCTTCGCGATCACAGTGCCAGTACGTTATCTGCATTCGCACACGTCCATGATCCATGAAGATGACTATCTGAATGCAGTCAAATTGGTCACGGAATTAGTCAAACGTTTGGATGCCGATACGGTCAAACAAATCCGCGAAAACGTATAAAAACAAGAGCAGCATGAATATCTGTCGAAAAGTATCCACATATTTTCGTTGATGGATAGAGTAAGATATAGATAATGATAATGTGGGTATCAAGAAAGCGAGAGGAGGGGATGGCAGGATGGAGAAGATGAAAAGACGTATCGCAATCATCGGCGGCGGGCTGAGAGGATTGACAGCCGCTTATGAAATCGATAAAGCCATCCGGGAACAAAACCTCCCGTTTGAATATGTCATACTGGAAGAGCGAGCCGCTGTCGGTGGCATGATCCACACGATTGATATGGATGGTTATGCGATTGATGTGGGAGCATCAGCTTTCGATTCGAGAAGGGCGGATATTTCCGGTTTTCTGCAGGAATTAGGCTTGGAAAAGGAAAAGCAATTCAGCAATGGGGGCAAACTGGTGTTGTTCGATGGAAATGCGGTAATTGATGACGTTATGCCAACCTACCACGGCATGCCGCTTTTCCTTAATGATATTTGGCAGGCAAATGGATTGACCTTGGATGCAAAGCTGCGAGCGTTCATGAACAGTATTTTCCTCTCCAAGAATCTGCATGAAAACCCGGAATATTCCACCGACAACTTTTTGGAATTCCGTTTGGGGCGGGAAGTGGTCGATTATATGGCTGAACCCTATTTCCCGGATAACGTCTATGGCTCCATGGAACTGATGCCAGTAAAATTATTCGATGAAAATTTGGTGACTATCTACGGGAAGGCGCACATAGGCAAGGACAAAAAAGAGCAACTGATGCGTTACGCCGATGGATCTGGCCAGGAGTATACCTTCAAGGAAGGTTTGGCAAGCTTAACCAAACGTCTGGCCCAACACCTGGAAGGCCATCTATACATGAATCAGAAAGTGAAGTCGTTGAGCACTGTGTCAGATGATCTGCTGTTGGTTGAACTGAATGGACGCGAATCCATGCGTGCGGGAAGTGTCATCGTCACAACAAACCCACAGGAATCTCTTGGGTTTTTGGATGGATTCTCTAATGAAATTGATTTCCCAAAAGCCCAAAGCACGAGCGTAGGCACAGTTTTTTTCAAAATAAATAAAAAATCAGTCAAAAACCTGCCTGAAGGGCAAGGATTTGTGATTCCACGGAGAAGCTCTTTCCATAGCACCAAGCTTGTCGTTTTGAACAACAAATGGCCGCTGTTTGAACAAGCGGACTATTATTACGTGCTTGTGGAATTCGGCAGACGGCTGGAAGAAACCTTGATAGAATTAGCCGATGATCTTGTGATGGATATCATCAAAAATGAAGTAAAGGAAATTTTGACCTTGAGTGAGGAACCTTTGCAGTCCACATTTTATCGTTGGGAAAAGGCCGTACCTCATTTTAGTCTGCAACAAAGACAAGAGATGCTGGAGGCAGGCTATCCAGCCCGTCAAGAGTATGCAAAAAGAGGCATTTTTGTCGGGGGGAACGGGATCACTGGTTATGGAATGGAAAATGCCATCATTGAGGGGAAGCGCTTGGCTGATGAGGCGATCCGTTACATGAAAAAAATGGAAAATAATGACAGTTTGAATACATAATGAAACAGTCCGCCTATCTGTGTGTTTACAGATAATGGTGGACTGTTTTTAATTTCATATAGTGTTTAATTTTATTTGGTGCTATAATGAATCCACCGATATAAAACTGTTATCGTTTTTTGAAAAAACTGTTTCTTTTGGTTGCTATGAAAGAGTTTGCCGTTGAGGATGGCTAGAGGCATGATATAATCTGGATAGGATTCTTTGTTTATCAGATATTGGATTGGAGGACATTTAATGGAATTGACAATTTTGGGCTGCATGGGCGGCTATCCCACAAAAGATGTCGGTACGACAGCTTATCTGCTGACATCCGATGATTTCAGACTATTGATCGACGTCGGCAGCAACGCTTTGTTGTCGCTGGAGCATCATTTGGACCCTTTGGATTTGGATGCGCTCATCCTGACGCATTATCACGCAGATCATATTGCGGACTTGGGTGTCCTGCAATATACTTTTCAGCTGAAAGATCCTGCAGAAGGCAAGGTAAAAAAAGTACTGCCGATATACGGGCATACTGAATCGGAATTTTTCCGCTTGTTGGAGATGACGGGAGTGAGCGAAGGGATTGCCTATGCTCCGGATGAGACGTTGGAATTGGGGCCATTCCGGATCCGTTTTTTGAAAACCATCCATCCGGTTCCGTGCTATGCGTTGCGGATCGAGGAGATCGCCACCGGAAAGGTCTTCGTCTTCGGGGCGGATTCAGCTTATTTACCAGCATTCGTGCCTTTTGTGAAGGATGCTGACCTGTTCATGGCTGATGCGAACCTGTTCAACGGCAACGAGCGACACCATGCGCATATGACTGCAGGCGAAGTTGGGGCGATAGCCGAAGAAGCGGCAGTCAAACAGCTGATACTGACGCATTTGCCGCAAAAAGGCGAGCTATCTGTGCTGCTGGGTCAAGCGAAAGAAGCAGCACCGTCCGTATCCGTCACGCTTGCAGAAAAGGACCGGATCGTCACAATTTGATTGTGTTCATCAACCAGAACGAAGCGAAACAACAAATCGAATCAAGAATGGGAGAGGTATAAACATATGTATTTTGTGGATAATCAGGGACAGTTGGATCCCAGCGTAAATATTGCCTTAGAGACATTTTTATTGAAGGAAAAAATCTTAGATGAGCCGATACTGTTGTTCTATATCAATGAGCCGTCGATCATCATTGGCCGCAACCAGAATACGATCGAAGAAATCAATGCGGATTATGTCGAAGCGAATAAGATACACATCGTCCGCCGTATGTCCGGGGGCGGTGCAGTGTACCACGATTTGGGGAACTTCTCTTTCTGCTTCATCACGAAGGATGACGGTGATTCATTCCGTGATTTCGGAAAATTCACAAAACCGGTCATTTCCTTTTTGCACAGCGTAGGCGTCAAGGAAGCTGAATTAAAAGGCAGAAATGATCTGGTCATCGGAGAGAAAAAATTCTCGGGGAATGCCATGTATGCGACAAACGGAAGAATGACCGCCCATGGGACAATCCTTTTCGACTCTGATCTGGATGCCGTAACCGGCGCATTGAAGCCACGCAAAGAGAAAATCGAATCGAAAGGCATCAAATCGATCCGCAGCCGCGTGACCAACATCAAACCTTTTGTTGATGAGGCTTATCAAGACCTGACTACGGAAGAATTCCGAGACTTGATGCTGTTGTCGATTTTTGATGTAAAAACGCGTGAGGAAGTAAAAGAGTACCATTTGACCGAGGAAGATTGGAAACGCGTTTATGAAATCCGCGAAGAGTACTTCGGCAACTGGGATTGGAATTACGGCAAATCACCCAAATTCGAAATCCAAAAACATCATCGTTTTCCGATCGGGTCCATTGAAATCCGCATGAACGTTGAAGATGGGCATATCCAACAGCTGAAGGTTTTCGGAGATTTCTTTGGCTTGGGGGAAATCAAGGATGTTGAAGATGCTTTTATCGGAGTCAAATATGCCAAAGAGGATATGCTTGCCAAATTGAATGAACTTGACATCAAAAAATACTTCGGTAATGTGACAGCAGAAGAATTGCTTGAAGAATTGTACTGATAAAGAAAGAGAAGCCCCGCAATTTGCGGAGCTTCTCTTTTACATCTGTAGGGCTGAACAACCCGTTCAGCATTTCTTGGCCAGCTTCACGGGTTAGCCCTTCGGAAAAGATAAAGGAACCCCTTGTCTCTACGAGCCAAGGATACTATTCGACTAACCTGCTGACGCAGGAAGTCTCTCAGCATATTGCGCTCTACGATGCTCATACGGTATGATTTCCTAAATTTCTTTCAGGGCTGAACAACCCGTTCAGCATTTCTGTTATCTGTGGAGGCCGATTGCTGTTTCCATGCGTTTCAGTGTTTCGGAGGCAACAGCATTCGCTTGTTTTGCGCCTGCATCCAAAATATCATCCAGTTCTTTGGAACTCAATAACTCGTAATAACGATTCTGCATCGGTTCCAATTCAGCAATGATGGCATCCGCCAGTTTTTCTTTGAAATTACCGTAGCCTGAGCCCGCAAATTCTTTGACCAAGTCATCGATCGAGCGATCAGTAAAGGCCGAGAAAATCGTCAATAAGTTCGAGATGCCAGGCTTATTTTCTTTATCGTATTCAATAATGCCGCTTGAATCGGTGACAGCACTCTTGATTTTTTTGCGGATGACTTTTGGTTCATCCAGCAAGGAAATGTAGCCTTTTGTGTTCTTGTCGGATTTGCTCATTTTGCTGGTAGGGTCTTGGATGCTCATGATCCGTCCGCCGTCTTCGGGAATCATTGGCTCCGGCATGGAAAGGATTTTTTTGCTTTTGCCATATTTATTGTTGAAACGCTGCACAAAATCCCTTGTCAATTCCATATGCTGCTTCTGATCTTCGCCGACAGGGACGAAATCCGTATTGTAGAGGACGATATCCGCTACCATCAAAGGAGGGTAAGTCAGCAATCCGGCCGAAACCGTCTCTTGTTTGGATGATTTATCTTTGAATTGGGTCATTCGTTCCAATTCGCCCAAGTAAGTGTTGCATTGGACGATCCAAGCAGCTTGCGCATGGGCAGGGACTTCCGATTGGATGAAGATGGTCGACTTGTTCGGATCGATTCCCAGCGCCAAATAAAGTGCCGCCAATCCACGTGTTCTTTCGGTCAAAGTGGCTGGATCTTGTGGTACGGTGATCGCATGCTGATTTACGATGCA is a window from the Trichococcus shcherbakoviae genome containing:
- the rpmI gene encoding 50S ribosomal protein L35; amino-acid sequence: MPKQKTHRGSAKRFKRTGNGGLKRWSAFTSHRFHGKTKKQRRQLRQASMVSASDMKRISQQLSQMK
- a CDS encoding M42 family metallopeptidase, which produces MEEKELQMLIELTDARGVPGNEGEVREVFRRYAEPFAESFSQDGLGGLFAKHTGAEEGPTILLAGHLDEVGFMVTSITEKGFIKFQTLGGWWNQVMLAQQVEITNSKGERCHGVIGCKPPHVLTPEARKKPYEIKDMFIDIGASSKEQVAEWGIKPGDMITPYISFKRMNDSKFLLAKAWDNRIGLAVALKVLENVAKSGHPNVIFSGGNVQEEVGLRGAKTATHMIRPDIAFALDTGTAGDTPGMTPQEADSELGKGPQLLIYDASMIPHRGLRDFIVGVAEECEIPFQYTVITGGGTDAGAQHQSLDGIPSFAITVPVRYLHSHTSMIHEDDYLNAVKLVTELVKRLDADTVKQIRENV
- the infC gene encoding translation initiation factor IF-3; the encoded protein is MMVNDGIRARELRIIGSDGEQLGVKSKSDALQIAEAANLDLVLVSPNANPPVARIMDYGKFRFDQQKREREARKNQKVVSLKEVRLSPSIDENDFQTKMRNARKFLEKGDKVKASIRFKGRAITHKEIGQRVLDRLASELTDVSTIESHPKMDGRSMFLMLAPKADK
- the folB gene encoding dihydroneopterin aldolase encodes the protein MDKIYLNNLQFYAFHGLNAEEKVLGQRFNVDVVLHTDTKKAGYSDKMEDSIHYGHAYKAVKAVVEGENFNLIEALAEHIAIALFARFDGLQACQVKVIKPDPPIVGHYDSVAVEIYREREGS
- the hemG gene encoding protoporphyrinogen oxidase, which produces MEKMKRRIAIIGGGLRGLTAAYEIDKAIREQNLPFEYVILEERAAVGGMIHTIDMDGYAIDVGASAFDSRRADISGFLQELGLEKEKQFSNGGKLVLFDGNAVIDDVMPTYHGMPLFLNDIWQANGLTLDAKLRAFMNSIFLSKNLHENPEYSTDNFLEFRLGREVVDYMAEPYFPDNVYGSMELMPVKLFDENLVTIYGKAHIGKDKKEQLMRYADGSGQEYTFKEGLASLTKRLAQHLEGHLYMNQKVKSLSTVSDDLLLVELNGRESMRAGSVIVTTNPQESLGFLDGFSNEIDFPKAQSTSVGTVFFKINKKSVKNLPEGQGFVIPRRSSFHSTKLVVLNNKWPLFEQADYYYVLVEFGRRLEETLIELADDLVMDIIKNEVKEILTLSEEPLQSTFYRWEKAVPHFSLQQRQEMLEAGYPARQEYAKRGIFVGGNGITGYGMENAIIEGKRLADEAIRYMKKMENNDSLNT
- the trpS gene encoding tryptophan--tRNA ligase; protein product: MKKKIFSGVQPSGIPTIGNYIGAMKQFVQRQEDYDCTYCIVNQHAITVPQDPATLTERTRGLAALYLALGIDPNKSTIFIQSEVPAHAQAAWIVQCNTYLGELERMTQFKDKSSKQETVSAGLLTYPPLMVADIVLYNTDFVPVGEDQKQHMELTRDFVQRFNNKYGKSKKILSMPEPMIPEDGGRIMSIQDPTSKMSKSDKNTKGYISLLDEPKVIRKKIKSAVTDSSGIIEYDKENKPGISNLLTIFSAFTDRSIDDLVKEFAGSGYGNFKEKLADAIIAELEPMQNRYYELLSSKELDDILDAGAKQANAVASETLKRMETAIGLHR
- the rplT gene encoding 50S ribosomal protein L20; translated protein: MPRVKGGTVTRKRRKKIIKLSKGYYGSKHTLFKTAKEQVMKSYTYAYRDRRQKKRDFRRLWVTRINAAARINGMSYSTLIHGLKLAGIEMNRKMLADLAVTDAAAFTAVAEQAKAALAK
- a CDS encoding MBL fold metallo-hydrolase — its product is MELTILGCMGGYPTKDVGTTAYLLTSDDFRLLIDVGSNALLSLEHHLDPLDLDALILTHYHADHIADLGVLQYTFQLKDPAEGKVKKVLPIYGHTESEFFRLLEMTGVSEGIAYAPDETLELGPFRIRFLKTIHPVPCYALRIEEIATGKVFVFGADSAYLPAFVPFVKDADLFMADANLFNGNERHHAHMTAGEVGAIAEEAAVKQLILTHLPQKGELSVLLGQAKEAAPSVSVTLAEKDRIVTI
- the folK gene encoding 2-amino-4-hydroxy-6-hydroxymethyldihydropteridine diphosphokinase translates to MPVVYIALGTNLEPRAAHLEKALEIFRSLPDVEVKRVSSIYESKPVGYLDQPDFLNLVFEAETDLLPLDLLDSCQSIEQELGRVRTIRFGPRTLDVDIVLYGVESIKEERLTVPHPRMQERSFVLLPLQELNPEYVVPEWNKTVNELVAELPANDLKEIWKYAPES
- a CDS encoding lipoate--protein ligase — encoded protein: MYFVDNQGQLDPSVNIALETFLLKEKILDEPILLFYINEPSIIIGRNQNTIEEINADYVEANKIHIVRRMSGGGAVYHDLGNFSFCFITKDDGDSFRDFGKFTKPVISFLHSVGVKEAELKGRNDLVIGEKKFSGNAMYATNGRMTAHGTILFDSDLDAVTGALKPRKEKIESKGIKSIRSRVTNIKPFVDEAYQDLTTEEFRDLMLLSIFDVKTREEVKEYHLTEEDWKRVYEIREEYFGNWDWNYGKSPKFEIQKHHRFPIGSIEIRMNVEDGHIQQLKVFGDFFGLGEIKDVEDAFIGVKYAKEDMLAKLNELDIKKYFGNVTAEELLEELY